A single region of the Saprospiraceae bacterium genome encodes:
- the carA gene encoding glutamine-hydrolyzing carbamoyl-phosphate synthase small subunit has product MEEMDQQSALLLLEDGTLFRGKAAGKVGTTTGEICFNTGMTGYQEIFTDPSYFGQILVATNAHIGNYGTKNSDTESNNVKIAGLICKNFTTQYSRQMANDSIQDYFEKEALVAISDVDTRAIVRHIRHKGAMNAIISSEILDVAELEKRLKAVPPMEGLELASAVSTKEAYTLGNPEATYRVAALDFGIKQNILQCLADRDCLVKVFPAKTSLAELKAWNPDGYFLSNGPGDPAAMDYAVQTVKAILEEDKPLFGICLGHQLLALALDIPTYKMHHGHRGINHPVKNLINGRCEITSQNHGFGVSPEALRANEDKIEITHLNLNDDTIEGIRVKGKKAFSVQYHPEASPGPHDARYLFDQFIELLKS; this is encoded by the coding sequence ATGGAAGAAATGGACCAACAATCGGCACTGCTTTTATTGGAAGATGGAACACTCTTTCGTGGTAAAGCAGCCGGAAAAGTGGGTACAACTACCGGAGAAATTTGCTTCAACACCGGAATGACCGGCTATCAAGAAATTTTTACAGACCCTTCTTATTTTGGCCAAATTTTAGTTGCAACCAATGCCCACATTGGTAATTATGGCACCAAAAACAGTGATACAGAATCCAATAACGTTAAGATTGCAGGGCTGATTTGTAAAAATTTTACGACGCAGTATTCCCGCCAAATGGCAAATGATTCCATTCAGGATTATTTTGAAAAGGAAGCCTTAGTGGCCATCTCAGATGTGGATACCAGGGCTATTGTTCGTCATATTCGCCATAAAGGTGCGATGAATGCCATTATCTCTTCAGAAATCCTGGATGTAGCGGAGTTGGAAAAGCGACTCAAAGCGGTTCCTCCGATGGAAGGACTGGAGTTGGCCTCTGCTGTGAGTACTAAAGAAGCCTATACCCTTGGTAATCCCGAAGCAACCTATCGAGTGGCGGCCCTTGATTTTGGCATCAAGCAAAACATCTTGCAGTGTTTGGCCGATAGGGATTGCCTAGTTAAAGTTTTTCCAGCTAAAACCTCACTGGCTGAGTTGAAGGCCTGGAACCCTGATGGTTACTTTTTATCAAATGGACCAGGAGACCCAGCTGCCATGGACTATGCCGTGCAAACGGTAAAGGCTATCTTGGAAGAGGATAAGCCGCTGTTTGGGATTTGTTTAGGACATCAATTGCTCGCTTTAGCGCTGGATATTCCGACTTATAAGATGCATCATGGACATAGAGGGATCAACCACCCCGTGAAAAACCTCATCAATGGACGTTGTGAAATTACTAGTCAAAACCACGGGTTTGGCGTAAGTCCGGAAGCATTGCGAGCCAATGAAGATAAGATAGAAATTACCCACCTCAATTTGAATGATGATACCATTGAAGGTATCCGGGTAAAGGGTAAAAAAGCCTTTTCTGTGCAATATCATCCTGAGGCATCCCCTGGGCCACACGATGCCCGATACTTATTTGATCAATTTATCGAATTATTAAAATCATAG
- a CDS encoding glycosyltransferase family 9 protein encodes MKKILIIRFSSIGDIVLTTPVARCLKVQLNAEVHYLTKKGFRQVLEANPYIHKIHTIEKRVGEVLADLKKEGFDYIIDLHRNLRSAQVKLLLRKPSRSFDKLNWEKWLMVRFKLNRLPAVHIVDRYLATVRHLGVVNDGKGLDYFIPTVQEVNPATLLGDAPKPYIAFVIGAAHATKRLPAPKIIAICQKIKHPIILLGGPEEAEIGQAIADAAGPHTINSCGQLRLHQSASIVRQAWKVITHDTGLMHIAAAFQKEIISVWGNTIPEFGMAPYYSEGVNLNTSLQVQGLSCRPCSKIGHQTCPQGHFKCMLDQAETFAEQL; translated from the coding sequence GTGAAGAAAATATTAATCATTCGGTTCAGTTCCATCGGAGATATTGTACTGACCACCCCTGTGGCTCGGTGTTTGAAAGTACAATTGAATGCAGAGGTCCATTACCTCACTAAAAAAGGGTTTAGGCAGGTATTGGAGGCCAATCCTTACATTCATAAGATACACACGATTGAAAAAAGGGTAGGGGAGGTCTTAGCTGATTTAAAGAAAGAAGGTTTTGACTATATCATTGATCTCCACCGCAATCTTCGCTCCGCTCAGGTCAAGTTGTTGCTTAGAAAACCCAGTCGATCGTTTGATAAACTCAATTGGGAAAAATGGCTAATGGTGCGCTTCAAGCTCAATCGCCTTCCAGCTGTACACATTGTCGATCGATACCTGGCAACGGTTAGACACCTGGGTGTTGTAAATGATGGCAAAGGCCTGGATTATTTTATTCCCACGGTACAAGAGGTCAATCCGGCTACTTTATTAGGGGATGCGCCGAAGCCCTATATCGCCTTTGTGATCGGGGCGGCCCACGCCACCAAGCGACTCCCCGCGCCGAAAATCATCGCTATCTGTCAAAAAATCAAGCATCCCATCATTTTGCTGGGCGGCCCGGAGGAAGCTGAGATCGGACAGGCGATCGCCGATGCCGCTGGCCCGCATACGATCAATAGCTGCGGCCAATTGCGCCTCCATCAGTCTGCTTCTATCGTCCGCCAAGCCTGGAAAGTGATCACCCATGATACCGGCCTGATGCACATCGCCGCCGCCTTTCAAAAAGAAATCATCTCCGTATGGGGCAATACCATCCCCGAGTTTGGGATGGCTCCTTACTACTCGGAAGGCGTAAACCTGAATACAAGCCTTCAAGTGCAAGGACTCTCCTGCCGGCCCTGCTCCAAAATAGGGCACCAAACTTGTCCCCAAGGGCATTTCAAGTGCATGCTAGATCAAGCGGAAACTTTTGCGGAACAGCTTTAA
- a CDS encoding ankyrin repeat domain-containing protein, whose translation MTSKIDHIPALKILLQERDSDKLLAFLAENPSVVSQGDRNHTSGLLLIAYSHLPIVLEKAIALKPSFNLFEAATCGRLEQVKENLAGKTAEINSHASDGFTALSLAAFFSQLEVVKYLLEQGADPNIAAKNPSNIAPIHAAVAANHLGICELLVQHGANVNLSQTQGVRPLHAAAHRGNLAMVQLLVEAGAEVNAQMENGDTALDFAEKDGHEEVKQYLRVFPDH comes from the coding sequence ATGACTAGTAAAATTGACCATATCCCAGCCCTTAAAATCCTACTCCAGGAAAGAGACAGCGATAAGCTTTTAGCTTTTTTGGCAGAAAACCCTAGTGTTGTTAGCCAAGGTGATCGTAATCATACCTCTGGCTTACTTTTGATTGCTTATAGCCATCTTCCCATAGTATTGGAAAAAGCAATTGCTTTAAAACCTTCATTTAACCTCTTTGAAGCGGCCACTTGCGGGCGATTGGAACAGGTCAAGGAAAACCTCGCAGGTAAAACAGCGGAAATTAACAGCCACGCGTCGGATGGTTTTACGGCGCTATCCCTGGCCGCCTTTTTCAGCCAATTAGAGGTAGTTAAATACCTCTTGGAACAGGGCGCTGATCCGAATATTGCGGCCAAAAATCCGTCCAACATAGCGCCTATCCACGCGGCTGTGGCAGCCAATCATTTGGGCATTTGTGAACTATTGGTGCAACATGGTGCTAATGTAAATCTTTCCCAAACCCAAGGCGTCAGGCCATTACATGCTGCGGCACATCGTGGCAACCTAGCTATGGTTCAACTGCTAGTGGAAGCGGGGGCTGAAGTAAATGCTCAAATGGAGAATGGTGACACAGCATTGGATTTTGCTGAAAAAGATGGACATGAGGAGGTGAAGCAGTATTTACGCGTCTTTCCTGATCACTAA
- the fdhF gene encoding formate dehydrogenase subunit alpha produces MKTNELAYIDGISYPIAEGESILQFLKRHKGEHYIPTLCHAPNLSPGGSCRLCSVELVEPGHDQGRVVAACHTAVRPADHILPHSARMRRLRKNIVELIISDHPLDCLTCEANGNCQLQEVASKVGITQMRYRNGKNHLNLEKEVAHPYLTSDLSKCIHCNLCVKACDEIQGEFVLANYGRGFESRIIKGMDTTFSDSNCVSCGACVQACPTAAISDIFKSQAREATHQVRTVCTYCGVGCNLDIAVSGSQVLGISAPLDAEVNQGHTCLKGRYAFQFYKHPDRLQQPLIRKAGTLVPATWEEAYDYIASKLESLIKEEGPDSIAGISSARCTNEENYLMQKFFRAVIGTNNIDGCARICHAPTAIGMQTAFGMGAATNSIADIAHTDCILLIGANPTAAHPVTGAKIKQAAIQGKTLIVIDPRKTDLARLATYHLALRPGTNVALLNMLLYFVVKEKLVDQSFIEARCEGYEALASQLLALDVAAMEAICGVDRALVKAAAIAYASAPAAMSFHGLGVTEHRQGTQGVMLVADLAMLTGNIGRPGTGVNPLRGQNNVQGAADMGVQPNQGAGYLKMADPLSRQFYEKVYGVPMPDVPGLTIPRMFDAALEGKLKALWIMGEDVVQTEPNTAKIEQALSQLECLVVQELFLSATAKFAHVVLPGASFLEKNGTFTNGERRIQRVNQAIPPLAGTKPDGQIVIDMMNKMGYPQADYHPEWILTEIAQVVPFFAGVKWATLGSNGKQWPVQVNGTDTKILHQDSFKRGKGLLQFFHFKESPEIEQNSEQFPFILTTNRSLYHYNSGSMTRRTEDTLISGEDVLLIHPEDAAKKAIQDGEIISISAARGQTQIRAVISRMVKPGILSTTFHFPEVLINQITSEVLDTEADCPEYKVVAVDIHKIKGSV; encoded by the coding sequence ATGAAAACAAATGAATTGGCATATATTGATGGTATTTCATACCCGATTGCGGAAGGGGAGTCTATTCTACAATTTCTGAAAAGACATAAGGGCGAACATTACATCCCTACGCTTTGCCATGCCCCCAATCTGTCTCCAGGGGGATCGTGTCGGCTTTGCAGCGTTGAATTGGTCGAACCGGGCCATGACCAGGGTCGGGTAGTGGCTGCCTGCCACACCGCCGTTCGCCCAGCAGACCATATTCTTCCTCATTCTGCCCGCATGCGTCGACTCCGAAAAAACATTGTGGAGCTAATCATAAGCGATCATCCATTGGATTGCCTGACTTGCGAGGCCAATGGCAATTGCCAATTGCAGGAAGTCGCCTCCAAAGTAGGAATTACTCAAATGAGGTATCGGAATGGGAAGAATCATTTGAACCTTGAAAAAGAAGTGGCTCACCCTTATCTGACATCTGACTTATCCAAGTGTATCCATTGCAATTTGTGTGTAAAGGCATGTGATGAAATTCAGGGAGAATTTGTTTTGGCCAATTATGGGCGAGGATTCGAGAGCAGGATCATAAAAGGGATGGACACGACCTTTTCCGATTCCAATTGCGTGTCTTGTGGTGCATGTGTCCAAGCCTGTCCAACGGCAGCCATCTCTGATATTTTCAAATCCCAGGCGAGAGAGGCGACCCACCAGGTACGCACCGTATGTACGTATTGTGGCGTAGGCTGCAACCTGGACATTGCCGTATCAGGCTCACAAGTACTAGGAATCAGCGCGCCCCTTGATGCGGAGGTCAACCAAGGGCATACCTGTTTGAAAGGCAGATATGCTTTTCAATTTTACAAACATCCTGACCGGCTGCAACAACCGCTGATCCGAAAAGCGGGTACATTGGTTCCGGCCACTTGGGAAGAAGCCTATGATTATATCGCCAGCAAATTGGAAAGCTTGATAAAAGAGGAGGGTCCTGATAGCATTGCCGGTATTTCTTCGGCTCGCTGTACCAATGAAGAAAATTATTTGATGCAAAAATTCTTCCGTGCGGTAATTGGAACGAACAACATTGATGGTTGCGCTCGAATTTGCCATGCACCAACTGCTATTGGAATGCAAACAGCCTTTGGTATGGGGGCTGCCACCAATTCCATCGCCGATATAGCGCACACCGACTGCATACTGCTCATTGGGGCGAATCCAACGGCTGCCCACCCCGTTACGGGTGCTAAAATAAAGCAAGCAGCGATCCAAGGGAAAACGTTAATTGTCATTGATCCCAGGAAGACGGACCTGGCCCGTTTGGCTACCTATCACCTCGCTTTGCGACCAGGCACCAATGTGGCGCTACTCAATATGTTACTCTATTTTGTTGTCAAGGAAAAACTCGTAGACCAATCCTTTATTGAAGCGCGCTGTGAGGGTTATGAAGCACTAGCAAGCCAGCTATTAGCACTTGATGTAGCTGCCATGGAGGCTATTTGTGGCGTTGATCGGGCCTTGGTCAAAGCGGCCGCTATCGCCTATGCTTCGGCACCCGCCGCCATGAGCTTCCACGGTCTGGGGGTAACGGAGCACCGTCAGGGGACCCAAGGAGTCATGCTAGTGGCAGACCTGGCCATGCTGACGGGGAATATCGGCAGACCAGGCACCGGTGTCAATCCACTGCGTGGCCAAAATAACGTTCAGGGAGCAGCCGATATGGGGGTTCAGCCCAATCAAGGAGCAGGTTATTTAAAAATGGCAGATCCTCTATCCCGCCAATTTTATGAAAAGGTATATGGTGTTCCAATGCCTGACGTTCCAGGGTTGACGATACCCCGCATGTTTGATGCCGCACTGGAAGGAAAGCTCAAAGCCCTTTGGATCATGGGAGAAGATGTGGTCCAGACTGAGCCCAACACGGCAAAAATCGAACAAGCCCTAAGCCAGTTGGAATGCTTGGTGGTCCAGGAACTCTTTTTATCTGCTACGGCCAAATTTGCCCATGTGGTATTGCCAGGTGCTTCTTTTCTGGAAAAAAACGGCACCTTCACCAATGGCGAAAGGCGCATTCAGCGGGTGAATCAAGCCATCCCACCATTGGCAGGAACCAAGCCTGATGGTCAGATCGTCATTGATATGATGAACAAAATGGGTTACCCTCAAGCGGACTACCATCCCGAGTGGATTCTGACAGAAATTGCGCAGGTCGTGCCTTTTTTTGCAGGAGTGAAATGGGCAACTTTAGGTTCGAATGGCAAGCAATGGCCCGTACAAGTCAATGGCACAGACACGAAAATATTACACCAGGATAGCTTTAAGCGCGGCAAAGGGCTGTTGCAGTTTTTCCATTTTAAAGAAAGTCCAGAAATAGAACAAAACAGCGAGCAATTTCCCTTCATCCTCACCACCAATAGATCACTCTATCATTATAATAGCGGCAGCATGACCCGTCGTACCGAAGATACCCTGATCAGTGGGGAAGATGTTTTATTAATTCATCCGGAAGATGCGGCAAAGAAGGCCATTCAAGATGGCGAAATCATAAGCATCAGTGCAGCCAGGGGGCAGACCCAAATACGTGCTGTCATCTCGAGAATGGTTAAACCGGGTATCCTCAGCACAACCTTTCATTTTCCGGAGGTCCTTATCAACCAAATCACCAGTGAGGTATTAGATACCGAAGCTGATTGCCCCGAATACAAGGTGGTAGCTGTCGATATTCATAAGATTAAGGGGAGTGTTTAA
- a CDS encoding AraC family transcriptional regulator codes for MGDHPSYQNFILQSQARQYSWSGESFLSIKSFYNGAAHYRIGKRHYDIGEKDYLVLNECTHYDMEIDSRQATQSFCLFFDPAFVQKVGAAILASEEKCLDFAFPNENGVSFLERKYRQEGEVSKLLLLANQQMTWRKDDLLWQEQLFHQLLKALFFQNHRAIKEANQLSFAKAATREEIYRRLYFAKDYMDANFTAPLSLEDIAAVAQLSSNHFLRTFKQLFRTSPSQYIAHLRMQKAYQLLQDSNESISTIVYTAGYSSLSNFSWEFKKHFGLSPSDYRKKVIHRK; via the coding sequence ATGGGAGACCATCCATCCTACCAAAATTTCATTCTCCAATCCCAGGCTCGCCAATACAGCTGGTCGGGTGAAAGCTTTTTGTCTATCAAATCCTTTTATAATGGAGCGGCCCATTATCGTATTGGAAAACGACATTATGACATCGGAGAAAAGGATTATTTGGTCTTGAATGAATGCACCCATTATGACATGGAGATCGATTCTAGGCAAGCTACGCAATCCTTTTGCTTGTTTTTTGATCCGGCTTTTGTACAAAAAGTAGGTGCCGCTATACTTGCATCGGAAGAGAAGTGCTTGGATTTTGCTTTTCCCAATGAAAATGGCGTTTCTTTTTTGGAAAGGAAATATAGGCAGGAGGGCGAGGTCTCAAAACTGCTTTTGCTTGCCAATCAGCAAATGACATGGCGAAAGGATGACCTGCTTTGGCAAGAACAATTGTTCCACCAGCTACTCAAAGCCTTATTTTTTCAAAACCATAGGGCTATAAAAGAAGCGAATCAACTCTCTTTTGCCAAAGCGGCTACCAGAGAAGAAATCTACCGACGACTCTATTTTGCCAAGGATTACATGGATGCTAATTTCACTGCCCCGCTGAGTTTGGAAGACATTGCAGCGGTAGCGCAACTGTCGTCCAATCATTTTTTGAGAACCTTTAAGCAGCTTTTTCGTACGAGTCCATCCCAGTACATTGCCCATTTGCGCATGCAAAAAGCTTATCAATTGCTGCAGGATTCCAACGAAAGTATTTCAACGATTGTTTATACCGCTGGCTATTCAAGCTTGAGCAATTTTAGTTGGGAATTCAAAAAACATTTTGGACTTTCTCCTTCTGATTACCGAAAAAAGGTGATTCATAGGAAATAG
- a CDS encoding class I SAM-dependent methyltransferase — translation MKTFTNKDVEDYYDHTEPHYRMWWELDESMGLHYGIWDEHTKNLKESVLNTNRQLMALGEIKPTDVVLDAGCGVGGSSIFLAKELGCQVKGITLSKRQAATATAYAEKHGVSHLVQFEQKDYLNTGFPGHSFDVIWAIESIQTAQDKHLFFQEANRILKPGGKLLIADCFKPKPYAIALEKDMQTMLNGWAISDIMTIAELERCYVKYNFQVQTIRNVTKDIKRSVRRIYWAALAGRIGTKVYNLFYDATHFSKIHYKTGLAQYRTYRQGLWDYYLLVIRKDA, via the coding sequence ATGAAGACTTTTACGAATAAGGACGTTGAAGATTACTATGACCACACTGAGCCGCATTACCGGATGTGGTGGGAGCTTGATGAAAGTATGGGTTTGCATTATGGGATTTGGGACGAACACACTAAAAACCTGAAGGAGTCGGTGCTTAATACCAACCGCCAATTGATGGCATTAGGTGAAATAAAACCAACAGATGTGGTCTTAGATGCAGGTTGCGGGGTAGGCGGTAGTAGCATTTTTTTGGCAAAGGAACTTGGTTGCCAGGTAAAGGGGATCACCTTAAGTAAAAGGCAAGCCGCCACGGCCACGGCTTATGCGGAAAAACATGGTGTAAGCCACCTGGTACAATTTGAGCAGAAAGATTATCTCAATACGGGCTTTCCCGGCCATAGTTTCGATGTGATTTGGGCTATAGAAAGCATCCAGACGGCCCAAGACAAACATCTTTTCTTCCAAGAAGCCAATCGGATCCTGAAACCAGGCGGTAAGTTGCTAATTGCCGACTGTTTTAAACCCAAGCCCTATGCCATCGCACTCGAAAAGGATATGCAAACCATGCTCAATGGCTGGGCTATTTCAGATATCATGACCATCGCAGAACTGGAACGATGCTACGTGAAATATAATTTTCAGGTACAGACCATACGAAATGTCACAAAGGACATAAAACGGTCGGTCCGCCGCATCTATTGGGCTGCGCTTGCAGGGAGGATAGGCACCAAAGTTTATAACCTATTCTATGATGCAACGCATTTTTCCAAAATACATTATAAGACCGGGTTGGCCCAATACCGCACTTACCGCCAGGGTTTATGGGATTATTATTTATTAGTGATCAGGAAAGACGCGTAA
- a CDS encoding isoamylase early set domain-containing protein codes for MGLKKQFLKSRPVCKVTFTLPKEAINNAKEIKIVGDFNDWDWEKGTPMKLKDDAYAAIIELEKGNQYEFRYQLDNQGWVNDWEADGYHATPYGVDNSVVYTFEK; via the coding sequence ATGGGACTTAAAAAACAATTTCTCAAAAGCCGACCAGTCTGCAAAGTAACCTTTACACTACCCAAGGAAGCCATTAATAATGCCAAAGAGATAAAAATAGTTGGGGATTTTAATGACTGGGATTGGGAAAAGGGTACGCCTATGAAATTGAAAGATGATGCCTATGCTGCTATCATCGAACTAGAAAAAGGCAACCAATATGAATTTAGATACCAACTAGACAACCAAGGTTGGGTCAACGATTGGGAGGCAGATGGTTATCATGCGACGCCCTACGGGGTGGATAATTCCGTGGTGTATACTTTTGAAAAATAA
- a CDS encoding NADH-ubiquinone oxidoreductase-F iron-sulfur binding region domain-containing protein, with translation MSKNLSWLSSRQGLVSSFFEQLQKGAEATGAPDKAYLQQLAQSSLMGEANTLGAASFYDFLKPENKGKKAYICNGSACLLAGQQDTVKKALQPFFAESEIGEMTCLGRCHENAAFHINGTNFSGTAITHLPEILKSPDQRFSGDSYASGVFAQKAVLLQPNTPLRQYYQLWKKCLAQSSEAILAEVLAANLRGRGGAGFPIGLKLEACRQAKGAQKYIICNADEGDPGSYSDRFLLEEHPHAILFGMLVCGYITGADQGILYIRGEYPEAIQKIKKAIHDFEDLAMATSYRFDFKVVKGSGSYICGEETALISSIEGQRPEVRLRPPFPTESGLFNCPTLVNNVETLANLHFLLENGAAAYRKLGTASSSGTKLVCLDSFFNRPGVYEVEFGTPLSTIIEQLGEGFKAPVKALHIGGPLGGLVPRDLWSQLTLDFEAFSQKGFQLGHGSFLSIPESFPIIRYLEHLFAFTAHESCGKCFPCRLGSQRGMEILQQAQHQGDQIDRALFDDLLETLEIGSLCGLGSGLPVPVRNILTYFSEELKPYFL, from the coding sequence ATGTCCAAAAACCTGAGCTGGCTCTCCAGTCGACAAGGCTTGGTCAGTAGCTTTTTTGAACAATTGCAAAAAGGGGCGGAAGCCACTGGTGCGCCAGATAAAGCCTATTTGCAGCAATTGGCCCAATCGTCTTTGATGGGCGAGGCCAATACCTTGGGGGCTGCCTCCTTCTATGATTTTTTGAAGCCGGAGAACAAAGGAAAAAAGGCTTATATCTGTAATGGCAGTGCGTGCCTTCTTGCTGGTCAACAAGATACCGTCAAAAAGGCACTCCAGCCTTTTTTTGCAGAAAGCGAAATCGGCGAAATGACTTGCCTGGGGCGTTGCCATGAAAATGCCGCTTTTCATATTAATGGCACTAATTTTTCGGGCACAGCCATCACTCATTTACCAGAAATTTTAAAATCCCCCGATCAGCGTTTTTCTGGTGATTCCTATGCTAGTGGGGTCTTCGCTCAAAAAGCGGTCTTACTGCAGCCAAACACACCTCTCCGCCAATACTATCAGCTGTGGAAAAAGTGTCTGGCCCAGTCCAGTGAAGCGATTTTAGCGGAGGTTTTGGCAGCCAACCTGCGTGGTAGAGGCGGTGCGGGCTTTCCCATTGGACTAAAACTGGAAGCTTGTCGACAAGCCAAAGGTGCCCAGAAGTATATCATCTGTAATGCCGATGAAGGGGATCCTGGTTCTTATTCCGATCGATTCCTTTTAGAGGAGCACCCACATGCTATTTTGTTTGGGATGCTGGTGTGCGGATATATAACTGGCGCGGATCAGGGCATCTTATATATTCGCGGAGAATATCCCGAAGCGATTCAAAAAATAAAAAAAGCGATCCACGATTTCGAGGACCTTGCGATGGCGACAAGTTATCGTTTTGATTTTAAAGTGGTCAAAGGGTCAGGTTCCTACATTTGTGGAGAAGAGACCGCCTTGATCTCCTCCATTGAAGGCCAACGCCCTGAAGTCAGGCTAAGGCCTCCCTTCCCTACCGAATCAGGTTTGTTCAATTGCCCTACGCTGGTGAATAATGTCGAAACACTAGCCAATTTGCACTTCCTGCTTGAAAATGGCGCAGCAGCCTACAGAAAACTTGGAACGGCCTCCTCTTCTGGCACTAAATTGGTTTGCCTGGATAGCTTTTTTAATCGGCCAGGTGTGTATGAAGTGGAATTTGGCACCCCTTTAAGCACGATTATTGAGCAGCTGGGGGAAGGATTCAAGGCACCCGTCAAGGCCTTACATATCGGTGGGCCTTTGGGCGGATTGGTCCCCAGGGACCTTTGGTCGCAACTCACTTTGGATTTTGAAGCCTTTAGCCAAAAGGGGTTTCAATTGGGGCATGGGAGTTTCCTCTCCATTCCGGAATCTTTTCCGATCATTCGTTACCTCGAACATTTATTTGCTTTTACGGCCCATGAGTCTTGCGGAAAGTGTTTTCCCTGCCGACTGGGTAGTCAAAGAGGAATGGAGATTTTGCAGCAAGCCCAACATCAAGGAGATCAGATTGATAGGGCCTTATTTGATGATTTACTAGAAACCTTGGAAATAGGGTCGCTATGTGGATTGGGCAGTGGTTTGCCGGTTCCGGTACGAAACATTTTAACCTATTTTTCTGAGGAGCTGAAGCCTTATTTCTTATGA
- a CDS encoding TetR/AcrR family transcriptional regulator, which translates to MARLSKEDWLAEGFKILSEFAQDKLRILYLCERLKVTRGSFYHHFTSIDNYVEALMEKWEQDNTRYFILKADQKESPDERMEVLNQLVLKGDQSIEAAIRSWGFYQPTVKGYLERVDQTRLAYLTDIFAGKGYDKKEAVIMAELEYAILIGAQQLFPGKFGRRVSDIYKKYGQLVENDLKRE; encoded by the coding sequence ATGGCAAGATTATCCAAAGAAGACTGGCTCGCTGAAGGCTTTAAAATTTTATCCGAATTTGCACAAGACAAACTTCGAATTTTGTACCTGTGTGAGCGATTGAAGGTCACCAGGGGATCTTTTTACCATCATTTTACCAGCATCGATAATTATGTAGAAGCCCTTATGGAGAAGTGGGAGCAGGACAATACCCGCTATTTTATCTTAAAAGCGGATCAAAAGGAAAGCCCTGATGAACGCATGGAGGTGTTGAATCAGCTGGTTTTAAAGGGAGATCAGTCGATAGAAGCAGCTATCCGTTCTTGGGGATTTTATCAGCCGACCGTCAAGGGGTACTTGGAGCGGGTAGATCAAACGCGGCTGGCTTACCTGACTGATATTTTTGCAGGGAAAGGTTATGACAAAAAAGAAGCAGTCATTATGGCGGAATTAGAATATGCTATTTTAATTGGCGCTCAGCAGCTGTTTCCTGGGAAGTTTGGTCGACGGGTGAGTGATATTTATAAGAAGTATGGGCAATTGGTGGAAAATGATTTAAAACGAGAATAA
- a CDS encoding DUF4783 domain-containing protein, translating to MKLLIGSSFVGLLLIGLTAIFWTQEASTKAIVEGWKQGDASVIAAYFGNEVELRLPQVDDSYDKIAAKTKLEAFFVAYPTVAFNVLHEGESPTKEGKYIIGLLETKMANFRIYLFLKNEKIIQIEARPEEKEL from the coding sequence ATGAAATTATTAATCGGCTCTAGCTTCGTAGGTCTGCTCTTGATCGGCCTGACGGCCATCTTCTGGACCCAGGAAGCTTCCACTAAAGCGATTGTTGAAGGGTGGAAACAAGGAGATGCGAGTGTTATCGCCGCCTATTTTGGCAATGAAGTGGAGCTAAGGCTTCCACAGGTAGATGATAGCTATGATAAAATCGCTGCCAAAACTAAACTTGAAGCGTTTTTTGTAGCCTATCCCACTGTCGCATTTAACGTATTGCACGAAGGAGAGTCCCCTACTAAAGAGGGGAAATACATCATAGGATTATTGGAAACAAAAATGGCGAACTTTCGAATTTACCTATTTCTTAAGAACGAAAAGATTATACAAATAGAAGCACGACCAGAAGAAAAAGAGCTTTAA